The nucleotide sequence ATGCCTTCTACAAATTTTTGGGCTTTGAACTTTGTACTTCTAAGGAGAAGACTTCCCCTATTCTCTTCCTTTGTTGTGGGTTCAAGGAAGTTCTGAAATTGCTTCGAGTGAGAAGGATCGATAAATGACATCTAGTGATGAGAAAAGAGTCTATAAGAAGTTTGTAGATGGGGTAGTTTCTGGAAATAATGAGTTGACGGGGTTTGAAAATGACGCAGCACCGGTACTTACATAGGTAcaagttttgtttgaaaatttcatttctgcttCTCATTCGAGTTACTCGTACTTCAATTTAATTAAGGTTATAATCATACGTTCTGCATGCTGTGATTGTTGCGggtttcctttcttttttttagtattttaacaattttttctcaaaaattctcccCTAGGTAGGTGATCATTATTGTAGTTTGagattgatggaattttttattttggatggaaaacaaatttaagtttattttgaaattttatacgtatttatggtgaaaaagaaaaaattattgccaaaagACCTCAACAGGATGCAGGAAAACTTTCAGTTCTTTAGTTCAATGATTAACCTCCAAGGTGActcaaacctgaaaaaatatagaaaatgaaaattttgaaatctttcacattttttttgtctcaTGTGATGTAGGTATACAATATCATACATCAAAGAGTTAGGTAagtacctgaaacaaaaaaagaaaatacttgaataaaaaaatgaaaaaataacatttttgaaaataattgatttttaaaaatgttgaaattataaaattttcaaagtttgaattctCTTCTTATCAATTAACTCTCACGAGTGATCTTCTGTGAATTTCCCTCAAACTTGGCTTCGAGTAGAACATCACCTCTGATGTTCATCgaagcattaaaaaatatacccatATATAATTACAATTAGGTACTTGCCTTCCAAGCAACCAAAAAGCTAAACTAAAATGAAGCAGACTAATTACGAGTTACAACCCTCCCAATTCACCAGATTCGAACGatagttcgcgaacgaagaAAATGTAAACAAGAAACCTTTTGTTTACTTTACTGGTGCTTGAGGATTGTTAAAACAACGTTAAGTATATGTGATTCTCGAGACCCtaatgttgccactttttttgatcactattttttggtagaaaatgaaaaatgttaaacATGGGAGTCTCATAATTGTAAAATACGTTCAATTACCTTTATTTTGACGTGTTTACCTTCAAAATCGAGCGATTCTGTCCAAAATTATGGCTGTTTGAAGTTTTGCATCTGTTATCACTCAGTATCAGTGTAGCCAACCCATAAATTATCTTAGCTGTTtctgtacaaaaatttcaaattatacattttttcaaaaaataaggcTCAATGTGAAATGTATTTTATGTTAATACTTCATATCGTTTGTGACAACCAAAATTTAAGATGTATTTCGTGCTTCAATTAACttattcaataaatttgaaaattggtaatGGGATTTCTTGGTTTGCCAGCATTGCGGACTGCGTGATGACGTCACAACGAATGTAAAACTGCAAACGGCTATAATTTTTATGGgaatcaatcaattttgaaaatgcttatTTATTAAGACATGTTTTTgagtgtatttttcatttttaatgatccCAAGTTTCACATTTGTcattttacacgaaaaaaaaatgattccaaaaaatGGCAACGTTGAGCTCGTGAAAATTATATCTATCTAACGTTGTTTCATTTTATCCAAGCACCAGAAGGTGTAGAGTGCGCTACAATGTATGCTTATCTTGTATGTACGATTCAATGTTCGTTATCGTTTATCATTATTAAATGCTTGGTCATGTCTCGTGTATAATATATTACATGGCGCTGcggactaaaaaattgaaataaaatggtTCGTTTTCGTTTAAAATAATTCGTTGTAATAATAATTGCAAAGTGCAAAGTAATAGTAATAATCAGTGATAAAAATGTCGAATTATAACAAGCCTAACGAGCTCAAATTGGACGCTAACGCAAGTGAAAACTGGCGACGTTTTCGGCGAGAATTTGATCTATATTTAAAAGCATCAAGTCTAATAAACGCCGATGAAGTACGTAAATGTGCTTTATTACTCAATTTTGCCGGTGAAGCAGCCCAGGAGTTAATCGATTCATCTGGTATGTCCGAAGAGGATCAAGAAAGCCTCGAATTAGTTATTCAGTTCTTCGAAGACAGAATAAATCCTAAAGTCAATGTCACGTTTCTACGATTCAAGTTTTTATCACGGTCTCAAAAAGAAGACGAATCGTTTGAAGAATTCTTAGCTGCCTTGCAGAAACTAGTTCGTGGGTGTAAATTTAATGATCAAGAACAGTCCTTAATAAAAGATCGAATTGTAATTGGTACTAAAGATAAAACCCTGCAAGCCGATATGTTGAAAGTTCCTGACCTAAATTTAGAAGAAGCTATCGAGATGGCCAGAATTCAGGAATCGAGCACTGCACAAGTTAAAGCGATCAACGAATGTTCCGCGTTGTTATCCACCGAAAAAGATAAAATAGacgcatttaaaaataaaaataaatataagaATCGTTCTCGAAATCGTCGTGATAGTGAATATTCTTCTAATCGTAATGAAAATAATCGTGATAAAAATGATAGACAAAGTGATAATGAATCTTACCGGTGTAAAAAGTGTGATACCGTTCATCGTAGACGTGAATGCCCTGCATACGGCAAAAAGTGTTCGAATTGCGGTTACTTCGGTCATTTTGCCATCggttgtaaatttaaaaacaagCATTCGAAAAATCGAGATAAAAAGTTCCATACGTTGAAAGACAATTCGAGCAGTGATAGCGATTCTACGTTCTCGTTTAATgcgattaaaattaataaaatcggAAAGAAAGCTTCCTGGTTCGAAAATATCACGATTAGTAACGATGTGATACCTTTCAAGTTGGATTGTGGTGCTGAAAATAATGTTCTACCGTATAAAATATTCAAGAAACTTGGCATCGatgaaagtaaaataaaatcttcATCCGTACGTGCAGTCGCATATGGTAATACAGAGATCAACGTAGTTGgcgaaataaaattgaagtctaaagtgaaaaatcaaattcacaaTATCGAATATTTAATCGTTGATGTCGACGACGACCCATTACTTGGTTTAAGTACCTGTGAAGAGCTGAAATTAATTAAACGAATAAACAAAGTTTCGAAAGCGGATCTATTGAAGGAATATGCGGATGTATTCAGAGGCATCGGAAAATTTAAGGAAAAGTATACccttaaattaaaaaagaatgCAGTCCCAACGATTTGTAAGCTGAAACGCGTTCCTGAAAGCATCCggaaagaactgaaaaaaacgcTGGATAGATATGAAAAAGCTAACATCATATCTAAAGTAAATAAGCCTACTGAATGGGTAAGCAACATGGCCGTTGCTGAGAAGAAAAGCGGAAAACTTCGTTTGTGTTTATTTCCGTTAGAATTGAACGAAGCGTTGATACCGGACGTTCATCCTATTCCAACATCGAAGGAAATTATTCCAGAATTAGCCAATAAAAAGGTATTTACGGTAGCAGACGTCAGTGAAGCGTTTTTCCATACAGAGCTTGATGAAGAAAGCAGTGAACTAACCACATTCATCACACCTTTTGGAAAATACAAGTATAATTACCTGCCACAAGGTCTTAATATCTCTGCTGAAGTACACCAAAGAAATATTGAGAAGGTATTCGAAGGTTTGCCTGTGTTCCCGTATattgatgattttattattgctggagaagacgaagaagaacatgatcgaattttaaaattagtgcTGGATCGTGCCAGAGAGCACAACGTTCGTTTCAACATCAACAAACTACAATACAAAATGtccaaagtcaaatttttaggACTGATTGTATCTCGTGATGGCGTCGAAATTGATCAAGAGTATGTTGAAGCGGTCAAATCTCTTGGAATCCCAAAAAATCAAGAGGAACTTGGTTCTTTCTTGGGAATGGTGAATTCGTTACGTCAATTCATACCCAACATTGCTGAGAAAACATCACTTTTACGGtctttgatgaaaaaaggtaCTGAATTCATTTGGACCTCAGATCATACAGAAGCTTATAACAAATTGATCGAAACACTGACCTCTACACCTACGTTGCGCATCTTCGATAGTAATAAACCAATACGTGTAGATTGTGATGCTTCCAAGAATGGCCTTGGAGCATGTTTGAAACAAGACAATCAACCAGTGTATTTTATGTCTCGAGCTCtcactgaaacagaaattcgTTATTCACAAATCGAGAAAGAATTACTTGCGATCTGTTTTGCAGTTGAGAAATTTCACTACCATATCTACGGTCGACACGTTGATATCTATACTGATCACCTCCCGCTCCTACGTATTATGGAGAAGCCTTTATCTAATCTTACATCACGATTGCAGAAAATGAGAATGAGATTACTACCGTATAAACTCAAGTTGCATTTTATCAAAGGAAAAGATAATAAAGTTGCTGATCATCTGTCAAGGTATTATTCTCTAACAACGAAATCGAATACTGACTTCATGGACGTGCATATTCACTCTGttcgttcaaatttcaaaccaagCGATGAAAAGTTGAAGTCTATCAAGGAAGAAACTTCAAAAGATCCAATTTTGTCGCAAATTTTGAACGCATATCGTACTGATTGGCCTGAATTGAAAGATTTGTCTCCAGATGTGAAGTACTATTATGAATTACAAGATGACATTTTCGAAGAAGATGGTATCCTTTATTTGAACCATAAAATACTCGTTCCGAAGTCACTTGTTCCACAATTcttgagcaaaattcatgaaGCTCATTTGGGTATTGAGAAAACGAAGGCAAGAGCTAGAATGATATGTTTTTGGAGAAATATCAATCACGATATCGAAGAAGTCGTCAAGCaatgtaaaatttgtgaaaaatatgcCAATAAACCTCAAAAAGAGCCTCTCATTTCTCACGAGCTGCCTGGtcttccatttgaaaaaattggaatggatATTGCCGAAGTACGAGGTAAACATTGTCTAGTGATAGTCGATTACTACAGTCACTGGATCGAagttcacaaattgaaaaagttagATGCAGATACGGTggttaataaattgaaaaatacgtttaGTCGATTTGGTGTTCCTGCCAATGTAATTAGCGATAATGTTCCATTCAACAGCAAACAGTTACATCAATTCGCATCTGCATGGAATTTCAATATGACGTTTACCAGTCCTCGTTACCCTCAGTCAAATGGTATGGCTGAAAAAGCTGTTGGCATCGTGAAAAAGCTAATCAAAAAAGCAGCCGAATCCAATAACGACATTGAGGCGGCTTTGCTCGAATACAATAACACTCCGATCAAAAATCTGAACTATTCGCCTGCTCAGTTGCTACAGAATCGGTCACTACGTACGAAAATTCCTATTCATAAAAAGAATCTATCTCCGTCAATACCTGTTGATGTGAAATATAAGCAAGAATTAAATCAACAGAAACatgaattttattataattcatCAGCCAAAGCAAGAGAAGAATTTCGTATCGGTCAATATGTAACAGTCAGAGATGGTGCAGTTTGGTTACCTGGAAAAATCGTCGGAAAGGCAGAAGAGCCGCGTTCATACTACGTTTCCATGAACAATAATACTTCTGTTTTGCGCCGAAACGCGTCATTTTTGAGACCCTTGAAGAATAATCCTACGTTTCAAACTTCTCATACTAGGCCGCGTAGAAAAACAGAAGAACAACAGATAGAAAATGATGAACAACCTCAGGAAATTCAACCTACACCTACGGTGAGCCAAGAAATgattgttgaaaatgataatcAAATACGGCGTTCTCGAAGGGAAAAGAAATTACCCAATAGACTGAAAGACAGTGTATATAATTATTCTAGTTACGATATATAAATTTTGTaacttatttattcatttatttattcgttcatctatttattttcatgttattattgttttcgttatttattttgtattttttgagctAAAGAAAGGGGATGTAGAGTGCGCTACAATGTATGCTTATCTTGTATGTACGATTCAATGTTCGTTATCGTTTATCATTATTAAATGCTTGGTCATGTCTCGTGTATAATATATTACAGAAGGCGCGCAGGAACAAACAGGAGTGCGCGTCGTTTGCATTTGTAGGGTGCCCTAAATGAATCGCCGTTCGAATCTGGTCAATTCCGAGCGAAATGGAAGTTTGCTCTTTGGACACTGAAAATAGAATACTACATACTTATACTTGTagtcaaaaatttcccataGGCGTCGAATGTCGATGTTTGTTATCTTATTCATTGTAGGGCCGTATGTTAGATCGTGGCTGTACTATACTGTACTAGCCACGCCCTATGTATTCCCAGATGATCGAGTCTATACTTACGAGCATAGGTACGCGGCTAGCTAGCTGGGCTAACCAGTTCGGTGGTGTCGCGTATGTATAGAAGTTGGCTATATGTACGTGTATGTTGACGCGATGTTTTTAATTCTAAATAAAGGCTTTAAGCCCCGATGGTGTTTTTATTTCTATCGTTACGATTCGCGAGTATATTAGAGCCGAATTATTCCAACATGGTGGAGGCAGCCGGAGTATCCCCCCCGGAACGAATATTCGAGTATTCAGAGAAGTGACAAGATGCTGAGGAAATGAAAAAGCAGATACCTACGAAGACGAAGATGGTACTTGGCACATTGGACAAATTGGGTatgatcatttcatttttggtaaactgtATCAGTTCGTACATGGGTATGATTGTTTCGTTTATTTATTGCTTGATTATTTACGAATTACGAAATTACGAATTGCATATTATGATACCTACTAAAAGTCTTTAAAGTTGCGCAACTTAGgcaggtacatacgagtagaataTTTTAGATTGTGTTGCATGTGaattaaatactcgtagatacgtAATTTATAGATAATGTGTATATGTGCATGTGTGTAGATAGATACCTATCCACGTAAGGTGCACATTCGTGgatatgataggtacctacctaccttaggTGCGTTTATATGGCCATATTGGTGTGTTAGTATGTGGTACGTAAATGTGTGCATGTAAAACACATTGATAGAGCAGCGTAAGGTATTCTACCCTAGCTGTAGGCACCAAGATGCGTTACGAAGGGGAACCCCCATGGACATACCCgcggatgatattttaaaacgtTAACGATATGGTGTGGTGGCGGCATGCGGCCTTGGTGCAGCCGTAGACAAAGTTACTACCTGTGATAGGTACAGGGTTTTAGTTACTTTTGTCAACGTTATCTTTTATTAGATAAACTTGCCGGTTAGATGTGATGGCCAGTAGGTACGAGAGGTACATTGGTGAGATGGCGAGACGCGGCCTTTTATTTTTAACAGCGTTGTTTGTACCTGGCGTGGACACAGCCCTTGATAGTGTCGAgtatgtaaatacgagtacctacgagaTGCGATGCGCGCAGTCGTTTTTACGactttaatttttgtttggCCGTATGAGACGCGAAGGATAATAATGAGATGTGAGGTGCAGCACATGTGCAGGTGCGTTGACTTTTACTGTCTTGATTTTTACTGCCTAATGAGCAGTACGCATCGTGAGAAAGGTGCGTTGATTTTTACTGCCTTTAGTTAATGAGCAGTACGCATCGTGAGAAcggaaattgattttataaaaatcctaTTATTCTAGAATAAATGTAACGATGCAGTGAATATTGTATATTTGTTGTGAGATGCAAGACTTGGTACCAAGCCATAAATAtgtcgatttttgacaattatttgaaatgaaaaataaaaatattgtctaGTTTTAGAGATGATAGAAAGGGGTGGAAAGAAACTTGCAGCTGCAACCTCTGCAAGGTACCAGCACAGAGTCGAGATGAGAATACAATTTTTATATTGTGCTACCTGGTGAAGGTGATAACTTGTATTGTGCTCTTGTGCTCTTGT is from Planococcus citri chromosome 1, ihPlaCitr1.1, whole genome shotgun sequence and encodes:
- the LOC135849752 gene encoding uncharacterized protein K02A2.6-like, whose product is MSNYNKPNELKLDANASENWRRFRREFDLYLKASSLINADEVRKCALLLNFAGEAAQELIDSSGMSEEDQESLELVIQFFEDRINPKVNVTFLRFKFLSRSQKEDESFEEFLAALQKLVRGCKFNDQEQSLIKDRIVIGTKDKTLQADMLKVPDLNLEEAIEMARIQESSTAQVKAINECSALLSTEKDKIDAFKNKNKYKNRSRNRRDSEYSSNRNENNRDKNDRQSDNESYRCKKCDTVHRRRECPAYGKKCSNCGYFGHFAIGCKFKNKHSKNRDKKFHTLKDNSSSDSDSTFSFNAIKINKIGKKASWFENITISNDVIPFKLDCGAENNVLPYKIFKKLGIDESKIKSSSVRAVAYGNTEINVVGEIKLKSKVKNQIHNIEYLIVDVDDDPLLGLSTCEELKLIKRINKVSKADLLKEYADVFRGIGKFKEKYTLKLKKNAVPTICKLKRVPESIRKELKKTLDRYEKANIISKVNKPTEWVSNMAVAEKKSGKLRLCLFPLELNEALIPDVHPIPTSKEIIPELANKKVFTVADVSEAFFHTELDEESSELTTFITPFGKYKYNYLPQGLNISAEVHQRNIEKVFEGLPVFPYIDDFIIAGEDEEEHDRILKLVLDRAREHNVRFNINKLQYKMSKVKFLGLIVSRDGVEIDQEYVEAVKSLGIPKNQEELGSFLGMVNSLRQFIPNIAEKTSLLRSLMKKGTEFIWTSDHTEAYNKLIETLTSTPTLRIFDSNKPIRVDCDASKNGLGACLKQDNQPVYFMSRALTETEIRYSQIEKELLAICFAVEKFHYHIYGRHVDIYTDHLPLLRIMEKPLSNLTSRLQKMRMRLLPYKLKLHFIKGKDNKVADHLSRYYSLTTKSNTDFMDVHIHSVRSNFKPSDEKLKSIKEETSKDPILSQILNAYRTDWPELKDLSPDVKYYYELQDDIFEEDGILYLNHKILVPKSLVPQFLSKIHEAHLGIEKTKARARMICFWRNINHDIEEVVKQCKICEKYANKPQKEPLISHELPGLPFEKIGMDIAEVRGKHCLVIVDYYSHWIEVHKLKKLDADTVVNKLKNTFSRFGVPANVISDNVPFNSKQLHQFASAWNFNMTFTSPRYPQSNGMAEKAVGIVKKLIKKAAESNNDIEAALLEYNNTPIKNLNYSPAQLLQNRSLRTKIPIHKKNLSPSIPVDVKYKQELNQQKHEFYYNSSAKAREEFRIGQYVTVRDGAVWLPGKIVGKAEEPRSYYVSMNNNTSVLRRNASFLRPLKNNPTFQTSHTRPRRKTEEQQIENDEQPQEIQPTPTVSQEMIVENDNQIRRSRREKKLPNRLKDSVYNYSSYDI